Proteins from one Pithys albifrons albifrons isolate INPA30051 chromosome 2, PitAlb_v1, whole genome shotgun sequence genomic window:
- the SLC30A1 gene encoding proton-coupled zinc antiporter SLC30A1 has translation MCGGMAARGPGGPRCWQNRRARLLCMLALTFLFFVVEVAVSRVTASLAMLSDSFHMLSDVMALVVALVAVRFAQRTRATKKNTFGWVRAEVMGALVNAVFLTALCFTILLEAIERFTEPHEIQQPLVVIAVGVAGLIINLLGLCLFNHHGVGGHGHAHGHSHGARQQHPRAGPKPEQPPGDGEAALHRDETSTLVENCSSSNGVGQEKLGDMKDDMSDLQVNGNAGHYPLDEEEVEEDSSAQLNMRGVFLHVFGDALGSVIVVLNALLFYGLWNPCPEDGPCFNPCVNNHCMENATLSQALGRANKSEQESITVAGPCWLLYLDPVLCLIMVCILLYTTYPLLRESALILLQTVPKQIDVHSLNSKLRTLEGVEAIHELHIWQLAGSRIIGTAHIKCPDPSTYMMVAKRIKEIFHDEGIHATTIQPEFASVGSESGRGKCELPCRTQCALKQCCGTGEDSTAKKTEKSSSLSISCSEVVIEFPKTRRTKSESIPSVKLEANADQNEQFESSL, from the exons ATGTGCGGGGGGATGGCGGCGCGGGGTCCCGGCGGGCCGCGCTGCTGGCAGAACCGGCGGGCGCGGCTGCTATGCATGCTGGCGCTCACCTTCCTCTTCTTCGTGGTGGAGGTGGCGGTGAGCCGTGTCACGGCCTCGCTGGCCATGCTCTCCGACTCCTTCCACATGCTCTCGGACGTGATGGCCCTGGTCGTGGCGCTGGTGGCCGTGCGCTTCGCCCAGCGCACCCGCGCCACCAAGAAGAACACGTTCGGGTGGGTGCGGGCCGAGGTGATGGGCGCCCTCGTCAACGCCGTGTTCCTCACCGCCCTCTGCTTCACCATCCTGCTGGAGGCCATCGAGCGTTTCACCGAGCCCCACGAGATCCAGCAGCCGCTCGTGGTCATCGCCGTGGGGGTGGCGGGGCTCATCATCAAcctgctggggctctgcctcTTCAACCACCACGGCGTCGGGGGACACGGGCACGCCCACGGGCACTCGCACGGCGCCCGGCAGCAGCACCCCCGCGCCGGCCCCAAGCCCGAGCAGCCGCCTGGGGACGGCGAGGCTGCGCTGCACCGCGACGAGACCAGCACCTTGGTGGagaactgcagcagctccaacGGGGTCGGCCAGGAGAAGCTGG GTGATATGAAAGATGACATGAGTGACCTCCAAGTGAACGGGAATGCTGGCCATTATCCTCTGGATGAAGAGGAGGTTGAAGAAGACTCTAGTGCACAGCTTAATATGCGTGGagtttttctgcatgtttttggAGATGCCTTAGGTTCAGTAATTGTGGTATTGAATGCCTTGCTCTTTTATGGGTTGTGGAATCCATGTCCTGAAGATGGGCCTTGCTTTAATCCATGTGTCAATAATCATTGCATGGAAAATGCTACTTTATCCCAAGCACTTGGCAGAGCTAACAAGTCTGAGCAGGAGAGCATTACAGTGGCTGGTCCTTGCTGGTTGCTTTATTTAGATCCCGTCCTTTGTTTGATTATGGTCTGTATACTCCTTTACACAACTTACCCATTACTTAGGGAGTCAGCCCTTATACTTCTGCAGACTGTTCCCAAACAGATAGATGTTCATTCTTTGAACTCAAAGTTACGTACCCTGGAAGGAGTTGAAGCAATCCATGAATTACACATTTGGCAACTAGCAGGGAGTAGGATCATTGGCACTGCTCACATCAAGTGTCCTGACCCTTCCACATACATGATGGTGGCAAAGCGCATCAAAGAGATCTTTCATGATGAGGGGATTCATGCAACTACCATCCAGCCTGAATTTGCCAGTGTTGGCTCTGAATCAGGGAGGGGGAAATGTGAGTTGCCTTGCAGGACTCAGTGTGCTTTGAAGCAGTGTTGCGGAACAGGAGAAGATAGTACTgcaaagaagacagaaaaatcttCATCACTTAGTATTTCTTGTTCAGAAGTTGTCATTGAATTTCCAAAAACGAGGAGGACTAAGTCAGAGAGCATCCCTTCAGTGAAGCTGGAGGCAAACGCCGATCAAAATGAGCAATTTGAGTCATCTTTGTAA